A genomic window from Glycine max cultivar Williams 82 chromosome 17, Glycine_max_v4.0, whole genome shotgun sequence includes:
- the LOC100788936 gene encoding protein TPX2 isoform X1 — protein MSMTMVMEEDEEDAEIEHVFIAHEIDLDYEFDAARFFDFTRPETPAEAHEAQHWFQNAASYPPSPFVRRLLVVREDLFLEDVGDSPKSEHVECASNVDDEKSTVPLGIGFSDTAFENCGPKTLGENISGLLAGILQNDGARSLQVPTGLTFGSKTISNNLNSKAKSAVPKSSTLMKPTASQLAKQNHPAKNIGSRFQKLRTQNEQNLSISSGVENQAAKRQKLESGLLCKVSDVKQQTNFFHKAPMMAVTVEQNSACSKLRLTIPREPDLRTARRAHRIRPKNVGEAEHVTVAAPKFKARPLNRKILEAPSMLPPKRSTPRLPEFQEFHLKTFERAMQHTSAMSSSFHYDDSDKGWDKHTSVSALENRIKDLRRPAAAAAPTNDGLGFTHIFKAQPLNKKILPSKGNGGVFHNSKQETTVPMEFDLQTEKEVQHDPPVELFSKLSLTSEGQPNNGSHFKLPQHSGMCRKDSKENIFNSFRLDQEEKAFMLRANRTSRGNGSCISLMGARRSLGIR, from the exons ATGTCCATGACGATGGTGAtggaggaagacgaagaagacGCAGAAATAGAGCACGTGTTTATTGCTCATGAAATTGACCTCGATTACGAGTTCGACGCTGCAAGGTTCTTCGATTTCACTCGCCCGGAGACTCCCGCGGAAGCTCACGAAGCCCAACACTGGTTTCAAAATGCCGCTAGTTACCCTCCTTCGC CTTTTGTGAGAAGGCTGCTAGTGGTGAGAGAGGATTTGTTCTTGGAAGATGTTGGCGATTCGCCGAAGTCCGAACACGTGGAATGCGCGAGTAATGTGGATGATGAAAAATCTACTGTTCCGTTAGGGATTGGATTTTCGGACACGGCTTTTGAGAATTGTG GTCCAAAAACACTTGGTGAAAATATCTCTGGCTTGTTGGCTGGAATTCTACAAAATGATGGTGCAAGGTCCCTACAAGTACCTACAG gaCTTACCTTTGGCAGTAAGACAATTAGCAACAATTTGAACTCTAAGGCTAAGTCTGCTGTACCAAAGAGTTCAACACTAATGAAACCTACCGCTAGTCAATTGGCCAAGCAAAATCACCCTGCTAAAAACATCGGTTCAAG ATTTCAGAAGCTACGAACTCAGAATGAACAAAATTTATCTATCTCTTCTGGGGTAGAAAATCAAGCTGCCAAGCGGCAAAAATTAGAGAGTGGTCTCTTGTGTAAG GTTTCTGATGTGAAGCAGCAAACCAATTTTTTCCACAAGGCACCAATGATG GCTGTCACTGTTGAACAAAACTCTGCATGTTCGAAGCTAAGGCTTACTATTCCAAGGGAGCCTGACCTTAGAACAGCACGTAGAGCACATAGGATAAG ACCCAAGAATGTTGGAGAGGCAGAGCATGTGACAGTCGCTGCTCCCAAATTCAAAGCTCGCCCATTAAATAGGAAG ATTCTTGAGGCTCCTTCAATGCTACCTCCCAAAAGGAGCACTCCGAGATTGCCTGAATTTCAA GAATTTCACTTGAAGACTTTCGAGAGGGCAATGCAACACACATCTGCTATGTCATCTTCATTTCACTATGATGATTCTGATAAG GGTTGGGACAAGCATACTAGTGTTTCTGCTTTAGAAAATAGAATCAAGGATTTAAGAAG ACCTGCAGCTGCAGCTGCACCAACTAATGATGGATTGGGTTTTACTCATATTTTTAAAGCTCAGCCTCTTAATAAGAAG ATACTTCCAAGTAAAGGAAATGGTGGTGTTTTCCATAACAGCAAACAGGAAACAACAGTCCCCATG GAATTTGACTTACAGACTGAAAAGGAGGTTCAGCATGACCCCCCAGTTGAACTCTTCAGCAAG CTGTCTCTGACATCCGAAGGCCAGCCAAATAACGGATCTCATTTCAAACTGCCTCAGCATTCTGGGATGTGTAGAAAG gactcaaaagaaaatatatttaattcttttcGTCTGGACCAAGag GAGAAGGCTTTTATGTTAAGGGCAAACCGAACGTCTCGAGGGAATGGCAGTTGCATCAGTCTGATGGGTGCAAGGAG GAGCTTAGGAATTCGATGA
- the LOC100788936 gene encoding protein TPX2 isoform X2 has protein sequence MSMTMVMEEDEEDAEIEHVFIAHEIDLDYEFDAARFFDFTRPETPAEAHEAQHWFQNAASYPPSPFVRRLLVVREDLFLEDVGDSPKSEHVECASNVDDEKSTVPLGIGFSDTAFENCGPKTLGENISGLLAGILQNDGARSLQVPTGLTFGSKTISNNLNSKAKSAVPKSSTLMKPTASQLAKQNHPAKNIGSRFQKLRTQNEQNLSISSGVENQAAKRQKLESGLLCKVSDVKQQTNFFHKAPMMAVTVEQNSACSKLRLTIPREPDLRTARRAHRIRPKNVGEAEHVTVAAPKFKARPLNRKILEAPSMLPPKRSTPRLPEFQEFHLKTFERAMQHTSAMSSSFHYDDSDKGWDKHTSVSALENRIKDLRRPAAAAAPTNDGLGFTHIFKAQPLNKKILPSKGNGGVFHNSKQETTVPMEFDLQTEKEVQHDPPVELFSKLSLTSEGQPNNGSHFKLPQHSGMCRKEKAFMLRANRTSRGNGSCISLMGARRSLGIR, from the exons ATGTCCATGACGATGGTGAtggaggaagacgaagaagacGCAGAAATAGAGCACGTGTTTATTGCTCATGAAATTGACCTCGATTACGAGTTCGACGCTGCAAGGTTCTTCGATTTCACTCGCCCGGAGACTCCCGCGGAAGCTCACGAAGCCCAACACTGGTTTCAAAATGCCGCTAGTTACCCTCCTTCGC CTTTTGTGAGAAGGCTGCTAGTGGTGAGAGAGGATTTGTTCTTGGAAGATGTTGGCGATTCGCCGAAGTCCGAACACGTGGAATGCGCGAGTAATGTGGATGATGAAAAATCTACTGTTCCGTTAGGGATTGGATTTTCGGACACGGCTTTTGAGAATTGTG GTCCAAAAACACTTGGTGAAAATATCTCTGGCTTGTTGGCTGGAATTCTACAAAATGATGGTGCAAGGTCCCTACAAGTACCTACAG gaCTTACCTTTGGCAGTAAGACAATTAGCAACAATTTGAACTCTAAGGCTAAGTCTGCTGTACCAAAGAGTTCAACACTAATGAAACCTACCGCTAGTCAATTGGCCAAGCAAAATCACCCTGCTAAAAACATCGGTTCAAG ATTTCAGAAGCTACGAACTCAGAATGAACAAAATTTATCTATCTCTTCTGGGGTAGAAAATCAAGCTGCCAAGCGGCAAAAATTAGAGAGTGGTCTCTTGTGTAAG GTTTCTGATGTGAAGCAGCAAACCAATTTTTTCCACAAGGCACCAATGATG GCTGTCACTGTTGAACAAAACTCTGCATGTTCGAAGCTAAGGCTTACTATTCCAAGGGAGCCTGACCTTAGAACAGCACGTAGAGCACATAGGATAAG ACCCAAGAATGTTGGAGAGGCAGAGCATGTGACAGTCGCTGCTCCCAAATTCAAAGCTCGCCCATTAAATAGGAAG ATTCTTGAGGCTCCTTCAATGCTACCTCCCAAAAGGAGCACTCCGAGATTGCCTGAATTTCAA GAATTTCACTTGAAGACTTTCGAGAGGGCAATGCAACACACATCTGCTATGTCATCTTCATTTCACTATGATGATTCTGATAAG GGTTGGGACAAGCATACTAGTGTTTCTGCTTTAGAAAATAGAATCAAGGATTTAAGAAG ACCTGCAGCTGCAGCTGCACCAACTAATGATGGATTGGGTTTTACTCATATTTTTAAAGCTCAGCCTCTTAATAAGAAG ATACTTCCAAGTAAAGGAAATGGTGGTGTTTTCCATAACAGCAAACAGGAAACAACAGTCCCCATG GAATTTGACTTACAGACTGAAAAGGAGGTTCAGCATGACCCCCCAGTTGAACTCTTCAGCAAG CTGTCTCTGACATCCGAAGGCCAGCCAAATAACGGATCTCATTTCAAACTGCCTCAGCATTCTGGGATGTGTAGAAAG GAGAAGGCTTTTATGTTAAGGGCAAACCGAACGTCTCGAGGGAATGGCAGTTGCATCAGTCTGATGGGTGCAAGGAG GAGCTTAGGAATTCGATGA
- the LOC100788936 gene encoding protein TPX2 isoform X3, with product MSMTMVMEEDEEDAEIEHVFIAHEIDLDYEFDAARFFDFTRPETPAEAHEAQHWFQNAASYPPSPFVRRLLVVREDLFLEDVGDSPKSEHVECASNVDDEKSTVPLGIGFSDTAFENCGPKTLGENISGLLAGILQNDGARSLQVPTGLTFGSKTISNNLNSKAKSAVPKSSTLMKPTASQLAKQNHPAKNIGSRFQKLRTQNEQNLSISSGVENQAAKRQKLESGLLCKVSDVKQQTNFFHKAPMMAVTVEQNSACSKLRLTIPREPDLRTARRAHRIRPKNVGEAEHVTVAAPKFKARPLNRKILEAPSMLPPKRSTPRLPEFQEFHLKTFERAMQHTSAMSSSFHYDDSDKGWDKHTSVSALENRIKDLRRPAAAAAPTNDGLGFTHIFKAQPLNKKILPSKGNGGVFHNSKQETTVPMEFDLQTEKEVQHDPPVELFSKEKAFMLRANRTSRGNGSCISLMGARRSLGIR from the exons ATGTCCATGACGATGGTGAtggaggaagacgaagaagacGCAGAAATAGAGCACGTGTTTATTGCTCATGAAATTGACCTCGATTACGAGTTCGACGCTGCAAGGTTCTTCGATTTCACTCGCCCGGAGACTCCCGCGGAAGCTCACGAAGCCCAACACTGGTTTCAAAATGCCGCTAGTTACCCTCCTTCGC CTTTTGTGAGAAGGCTGCTAGTGGTGAGAGAGGATTTGTTCTTGGAAGATGTTGGCGATTCGCCGAAGTCCGAACACGTGGAATGCGCGAGTAATGTGGATGATGAAAAATCTACTGTTCCGTTAGGGATTGGATTTTCGGACACGGCTTTTGAGAATTGTG GTCCAAAAACACTTGGTGAAAATATCTCTGGCTTGTTGGCTGGAATTCTACAAAATGATGGTGCAAGGTCCCTACAAGTACCTACAG gaCTTACCTTTGGCAGTAAGACAATTAGCAACAATTTGAACTCTAAGGCTAAGTCTGCTGTACCAAAGAGTTCAACACTAATGAAACCTACCGCTAGTCAATTGGCCAAGCAAAATCACCCTGCTAAAAACATCGGTTCAAG ATTTCAGAAGCTACGAACTCAGAATGAACAAAATTTATCTATCTCTTCTGGGGTAGAAAATCAAGCTGCCAAGCGGCAAAAATTAGAGAGTGGTCTCTTGTGTAAG GTTTCTGATGTGAAGCAGCAAACCAATTTTTTCCACAAGGCACCAATGATG GCTGTCACTGTTGAACAAAACTCTGCATGTTCGAAGCTAAGGCTTACTATTCCAAGGGAGCCTGACCTTAGAACAGCACGTAGAGCACATAGGATAAG ACCCAAGAATGTTGGAGAGGCAGAGCATGTGACAGTCGCTGCTCCCAAATTCAAAGCTCGCCCATTAAATAGGAAG ATTCTTGAGGCTCCTTCAATGCTACCTCCCAAAAGGAGCACTCCGAGATTGCCTGAATTTCAA GAATTTCACTTGAAGACTTTCGAGAGGGCAATGCAACACACATCTGCTATGTCATCTTCATTTCACTATGATGATTCTGATAAG GGTTGGGACAAGCATACTAGTGTTTCTGCTTTAGAAAATAGAATCAAGGATTTAAGAAG ACCTGCAGCTGCAGCTGCACCAACTAATGATGGATTGGGTTTTACTCATATTTTTAAAGCTCAGCCTCTTAATAAGAAG ATACTTCCAAGTAAAGGAAATGGTGGTGTTTTCCATAACAGCAAACAGGAAACAACAGTCCCCATG GAATTTGACTTACAGACTGAAAAGGAGGTTCAGCATGACCCCCCAGTTGAACTCTTCAGCAAG GAGAAGGCTTTTATGTTAAGGGCAAACCGAACGTCTCGAGGGAATGGCAGTTGCATCAGTCTGATGGGTGCAAGGAG GAGCTTAGGAATTCGATGA
- the LOC100795794 gene encoding probable sugar phosphate/phosphate translocator At1g12500: protein MVEAQTWTTRRMSNPRLDTTTTDPVVDIPPTPPGELRNSFGSNPNNNLSPTLVTALIISSWYLSNIGVLLLNKYLLSFYGYRYPIFLTMLHMLSCAAYSYASINFLELVPLQHIHSKKQFFKILALSAIFCFSVVCGNTSLRYLPVSFNQAIGATTPFFTAIFAFLITCKKETGEVYLALLPVVFGIVVASNSEPLFHLFGFLVCVGSTAGRALKSVVQGILLTSEAEKLHSMNLLLYMAPLAALILLPFTLYIEGNVLALTVEKAKGDPFIVFLLLGNATVAYLVNLTNFLVTKHTSALTLQVLGNAKAAVAAVVSVLIFRNPVTVMGMAGFGITIMGVVLYSEAKKRSKVTTH from the coding sequence ATGGTGGAGGCGCAGACATGGACGACGCGGAGAATGAGCAACCCTCGTCTTGACACGACCACCACAGACCCAGTAGTGGACATTCCCCCGACACCGCCGGGGGAGCTTCGGAACAGCTTCGGATCCAACCCTAACAACAACCTCTCTCCAACCCTAGTAACCGCCCTCATCATTTCATCTTGGTACCTCTCAAACATCGGCGTCCTCCTCTTAAACAAGTATCTCCTCAGCTTCTACGGCTACCGCTACCCCATCTTCCTCACAATGCTCCACATGCTATCATGCGCCGCATACTCCTACGCCTCCATCAACTTCCTCGAACTCGTTCCTCTCCAACACATCCACTCTAAAAAACAGTTCTTTAAGATCCTCGCGCTCAGCGCCATCTTCTGCTTCTCCGTCGTCTGCGGCAACACCTCCCTCCGCTACCTCCCCGTCTCCTTCAACCAAGCCATCGGCGCAACGACCCCGTTTTTCACAGCTATCTTCGCTTTCTTAATCACATGCAAGAAAGAGACCGGGGAGGTTTACCTCGCGCTGTTGCCGGTGGTGTTCGGCATCGTTGTCGCGAGCAACAGTGAACCTTTGTTTCATTTGTTCGGGTTTTTGGTCTGTGTCGGTTCCACCGCTGGTCGTGCTTTGAAATCCGTTGTTCAGGGGATTTTGTTGACTTCGGAGGCCGAGAAGCTTCACTCCATGAACTTGCTTCTCTACATGGCTCCCTTGGCGGCGTTGATTTTGTTGCCGTTTACTCTCTACATTGAAGGAAATGTGTTGGCTTTGACTGTTGAGAAGGCCAAAGGTGACCCCTTTATCGTGTTCTTGCTGCTTGGGAATGCCACCGTGGCGTATTTGGTGAACTTGACGAATTTTCTTGTCACGAAGCATACCAGTGCGTTGACGCTGCAGGTGTTGGGGAATGCGAAGGCGGCGGTGGCGGCGGTGGTTTCGGTTCTGATTTTCAGGAATCCGGTGACGGTTATGGGAATGGCGGGGTTCGGAATCACCATCATGGGGGTTGTGCTTTACAGTGAGGCCAAAAAGAGGTCCAAAGTTACCACTCATTGA